One segment of Anatilimnocola aggregata DNA contains the following:
- a CDS encoding universal stress protein, whose protein sequence is MKTKILFPVDFSAGSEHALKLAESLARDHGAELVLLHVEEPPMAYGGGEFYYGLEQPHREHLQALLDEIKVNNSNIVVQRHLLVGLPAAAIVNFALKHDIDYIVMPTHGRTGLYRLLMGSVAEEVVRKAPCPVITVKCHSVKLPKAAFIKEPAHV, encoded by the coding sequence ATGAAGACCAAAATTTTGTTCCCGGTGGATTTCTCTGCTGGTTCCGAACACGCTCTGAAGCTGGCGGAGTCTCTAGCGAGAGACCATGGCGCGGAACTGGTACTTCTTCACGTTGAAGAGCCACCCATGGCTTACGGCGGTGGGGAATTCTATTACGGTTTGGAGCAACCTCACCGTGAGCACTTGCAAGCATTGCTCGATGAAATCAAGGTGAACAACTCCAACATTGTGGTACAGCGGCACTTGCTTGTCGGCCTGCCTGCGGCGGCCATTGTAAACTTTGCACTCAAGCACGACATCGACTACATCGTGATGCCGACGCATGGTCGTACCGGCTTGTATCGACTTCTGATGGGTAGTGTCGCGGAGGAAGTCGTTCGCAAGGCACCCTGCCCAGTTATCACGGTGAAATGTCATTCGGTGAAATTGCCGAAAGCAGCATTTATCAAGGAGCCTGCTCATGTCTGA
- a CDS encoding polysaccharide pyruvyl transferase family protein, producing the protein MIKMYWWQGGGGTGNFGDKLAPALVQALTGKQVTYSPIDKADIVAIGSVLEPWFWPQDSWLTYAGYIWGAGRMFGNIAMPFPRANIVGVRGELTLNTLGDVGTQDTVVGDPGLLCGHLHRSEAKVKYKLGIWPHWSEAKHPKLSALLNSSPEILLINPCGDIRATIDQAASCEAIAATSLHGLVIADALAVPNCWLRLGTGKEDNVGMPLFKYFDYFSAFQAPPPAPHILSTDATLDELLPKVNSRRHADVARLQDDLLSAFPLQRSQQFV; encoded by the coding sequence ATGATCAAGATGTACTGGTGGCAAGGCGGCGGTGGGACCGGAAACTTTGGAGACAAGTTAGCACCAGCGCTCGTGCAGGCTCTCACTGGGAAACAAGTTACTTATTCACCAATTGACAAAGCTGACATCGTCGCGATTGGCAGCGTGCTGGAGCCGTGGTTTTGGCCACAAGATTCATGGCTGACTTACGCCGGGTATATATGGGGTGCCGGCCGCATGTTTGGCAACATTGCGATGCCGTTCCCCAGAGCAAACATCGTGGGAGTGCGAGGTGAACTGACACTAAATACGCTCGGAGATGTTGGAACCCAGGACACAGTGGTCGGTGACCCAGGCCTGCTATGTGGCCATTTGCACCGATCCGAAGCAAAGGTGAAGTACAAGCTAGGGATTTGGCCGCATTGGAGCGAAGCTAAGCACCCCAAACTAAGTGCGTTATTGAACTCCTCTCCAGAAATCCTCCTGATCAACCCCTGTGGCGACATTCGCGCCACCATCGACCAGGCAGCGTCCTGTGAAGCAATCGCCGCGACATCTCTGCATGGTCTCGTCATCGCAGATGCACTAGCCGTCCCGAACTGCTGGTTACGACTCGGCACTGGCAAAGAGGACAATGTGGGCATGCCCTTGTTCAAGTACTTCGATTACTTTTCCGCCTTTCAAGCCCCACCGCCAGCTCCTCACATACTGTCGACTGACGCGACTCTTGATGAGTTGCTGCCGAAAGTCAACAGCAGAAGGCACGCCGACGTTGCACGACTTCAAGACGATTTACTCTCGGCATTTCCCTTGCAACGCTCACAGCAGTTCGTATGA
- the istB gene encoding IS21-like element helper ATPase IstB — MKSLETKSTVLLKHHLKALRLPSFLEGCEKTAQRCATENVDHLGFLLQLCELELLNREKRASERRLKSARFPNLKSPGDFDFAAQPSLNRVLVAELLRCEFVERRESVIFLGHPGTGKTHLAIALGIAACQRGKRVRFCRVTELITQLMEAREERTLLRMKSSLAKFDLLILDELGYVPASKLGAELLFEVISSAYERQSLIVTTNLPFEQWTEVLGSERLTGAVLDRLTHRCHILESTGESYRLQDARRRRKGSRPKPATSSLSPADETAES, encoded by the coding sequence ATGAAATCTCTCGAAACCAAAAGCACGGTGCTGCTCAAGCATCACTTGAAGGCCCTACGGTTGCCGTCGTTCCTGGAGGGCTGCGAGAAAACGGCCCAGCGGTGTGCGACGGAGAACGTCGATCATCTGGGCTTTCTGCTGCAACTGTGTGAGCTGGAGTTACTCAACCGTGAGAAGCGTGCCAGCGAGCGGCGGCTCAAGTCAGCGCGCTTTCCCAACCTGAAATCGCCTGGTGATTTCGACTTCGCCGCCCAGCCCTCGCTCAATCGCGTGCTGGTGGCAGAACTACTGCGGTGCGAGTTCGTGGAACGCCGCGAGTCGGTGATCTTTCTCGGGCATCCGGGCACGGGGAAGACGCACCTGGCCATCGCGCTTGGCATTGCCGCCTGTCAGCGGGGCAAACGGGTCCGCTTCTGCCGCGTGACGGAACTGATCACGCAACTTATGGAAGCCCGAGAAGAACGGACGCTGCTGCGGATGAAGTCGTCACTAGCCAAGTTCGATCTGCTGATCCTCGATGAGCTGGGTTACGTCCCCGCCAGTAAGCTGGGCGCGGAGTTGCTCTTCGAGGTCATCAGTAGCGCTTACGAACGCCAATCGTTGATCGTGACCACCAATCTGCCGTTCGAGCAATGGACCGAAGTCCTGGGCAGCGAGCGCCTGACCGGCGCCGTGCTCGATCGGCTGACACACCGCTGCCACATCCTCGAATCGACCGGCGAAAGTTATCGCTTGCAAGACGCGCGGCGCCGCCGCAAAGGATCGCGCCCGAAACCGGCGACCTCATCCTTGTCACCCGCCGATGAAACGGCAGAATCCTAG
- a CDS encoding RNA polymerase sigma factor, which produces MISEPESSSGSAAEFQRLMEQVQAGSQQAAWDVVQRYSHDVHRIVRRTLNRRLRSKFDSLDFVQIVWASFFRTPHRIKDVETPEQLVAYLATVAKFKVISEVRRRLQSAKYNLNREADRSDMQQTLGQLAATSPTPSSVAMAKERWEQLLAGEPEHVKQIVELRLQGVTFTSIAAELNIHERTARKVVQRLLQQAT; this is translated from the coding sequence ATGATAAGTGAACCTGAATCAAGTTCGGGATCAGCGGCTGAGTTTCAGAGACTGATGGAGCAAGTACAGGCTGGTTCTCAGCAAGCAGCTTGGGATGTCGTGCAGCGATACAGCCACGATGTGCATCGCATTGTGCGCCGCACACTCAACCGTCGGCTGCGTTCCAAATTCGACTCGCTGGATTTTGTGCAAATCGTGTGGGCTTCGTTTTTCCGCACCCCGCATCGAATCAAGGATGTAGAAACGCCCGAACAACTGGTGGCCTACCTGGCGACCGTTGCCAAGTTCAAGGTGATTTCCGAGGTTCGCCGCCGACTACAGTCCGCTAAATACAACCTCAATCGGGAGGCTGATCGCAGCGACATGCAGCAGACGCTGGGGCAGCTAGCCGCTACTTCTCCCACGCCAAGTTCGGTTGCCATGGCGAAGGAACGCTGGGAGCAACTATTGGCCGGCGAACCAGAACACGTGAAACAGATCGTTGAATTGCGTCTTCAGGGAGTTACGTTTACGTCGATTGCTGCTGAGTTGAACATCCACGAACGGACCGCCCGAAAGGTTGTTCAGCGACTTTTGCAGCAGGCAACGTAA
- the istA gene encoding IS21 family transposase — protein MLRDMHNWTEIRRLVLTEKKSKRAVCREFSLHWQTLEKILQHPEPPGYRQRLPRERPKLDPFLPIIHEILEQDKTAPRKQRHTTKRIFDRLRAEHGYTGGITVVGEVVREWRTTTAEVFLPLSHQPGEAQFDFGEAEVVLQGMPTKVAYCVMSLPYSDAFFVQVFPRECTETFQAGHQRAFEFFGGVPRRISYDNSRIAVARFVGKRGDTPTREFLRLQSHYLFEHHFCLVRRPMEKGHTENLIGFARRNFLVPVPRTGSLEVLNAELERQCCEDLERQLRGQPANKATLLAEEQAALLPLPKSGFEARRVEPAQANSLSLVRFDGNDYSVPTQYAHQKVTAIGGLEEVRLVVNDKLVAQHPRDWSKEQVHYNPLHYLALLERKPGGLDFAKPLENWGLPDCFDLLRRRLEADGGAHGRREFIKTLRLLETISLAALTAAIERALEIDVLAVDAIRLLVQQGLEEPTRWFRLDNHPHLQSHSIPPPNLLSYRELTCALTTGGVL, from the coding sequence ATGCTGCGAGATATGCATAACTGGACCGAAATCCGTCGTCTTGTCCTGACCGAGAAGAAATCCAAACGAGCGGTTTGCAGGGAATTTTCCCTTCACTGGCAGACCCTCGAAAAGATCCTGCAGCACCCTGAGCCGCCCGGTTATCGACAACGTCTGCCCCGGGAGCGGCCCAAACTCGATCCGTTCCTGCCGATCATCCACGAGATCCTGGAGCAGGACAAAACGGCGCCCCGCAAGCAGCGCCACACCACTAAACGGATCTTCGACCGCCTGCGTGCCGAGCATGGCTACACCGGCGGGATCACGGTGGTCGGCGAGGTCGTGCGGGAGTGGCGAACGACCACGGCGGAGGTGTTCTTACCCTTGTCGCATCAACCGGGCGAAGCCCAGTTCGACTTCGGCGAAGCGGAGGTGGTGCTGCAAGGCATGCCGACGAAAGTCGCGTACTGCGTCATGTCGTTGCCGTACAGCGACGCGTTCTTCGTGCAGGTCTTTCCTCGCGAATGCACCGAGACGTTTCAAGCGGGCCATCAGCGGGCCTTTGAGTTCTTCGGCGGCGTGCCCCGCCGGATCAGCTACGACAACAGCCGGATTGCTGTGGCCCGGTTCGTGGGGAAACGGGGTGACACGCCGACGCGTGAGTTCCTACGGCTGCAGAGTCATTATCTGTTTGAGCATCACTTCTGCCTGGTGCGACGGCCGATGGAGAAGGGGCATACGGAGAACCTCATCGGTTTCGCGCGGCGGAACTTCCTGGTGCCGGTACCACGGACCGGCAGCCTGGAAGTGCTGAATGCCGAACTCGAGCGGCAGTGCTGTGAAGATCTGGAACGCCAGTTACGCGGACAACCGGCGAACAAAGCCACGTTGTTGGCAGAGGAGCAGGCTGCGTTGTTGCCGCTGCCGAAGTCGGGCTTTGAAGCGCGGCGAGTCGAACCGGCCCAGGCCAACTCTCTTTCCTTGGTTCGCTTCGACGGCAACGATTACTCGGTGCCGACGCAGTATGCTCATCAGAAAGTGACCGCAATTGGCGGCCTGGAGGAAGTTCGGCTGGTCGTTAACGACAAGTTGGTTGCCCAGCATCCACGCGACTGGTCGAAGGAGCAGGTCCATTACAACCCGCTGCATTACCTGGCACTCTTGGAGCGGAAGCCAGGGGGCTTGGACTTCGCGAAACCCCTGGAAAACTGGGGCTTGCCGGACTGTTTCGATCTCCTCCGGCGGCGTCTGGAAGCAGATGGCGGCGCACACGGCCGCCGGGAGTTCATCAAAACCTTGCGGCTGCTGGAGACTATCTCGCTGGCTGCATTAACTGCGGCGATTGAGCGGGCACTGGAGATCGACGTTCTGGCCGTCGATGCGATTCGGCTGCTCGTGCAGCAGGGACTGGAAGAGCCGACGCGGTGGTTTCGGCTGGACAATCATCCGCATCTGCAGTCGCACTCGATCCCTCCTCCCAATCTCCTGTCTTACCGTGAACTGACCTGCGCGCTGACGACGGGAGGTGTGTTATGA
- a CDS encoding WD40 repeat domain-containing protein — MSEKIFELDPVSRVTYSELLKNFALSDNGRDFAMVDECSRVMINGNTATKLRTEVDLSGSDICVTGMQYSADPQRVLFSANDKTFVADFRRRTIREVTTGAGAAGTSIVRLSSDTYATISSSRDEMTGGIEIAVWSLGTLKVSDAITSALPRYVRCAAFFAEQSVVLMGCTKGAVLAWCLRTNRIEQIAEVEGSINTIVACPDSGRAILGQIHGLVSQVLVAEREVKDIASLRGVIQGMSRYDQDRFLVVTTTDAIGIDMSRGVFSFWNAFDSPRVESVQFSNDLKYVAVERHRDLESYRVSDMFDSFVF; from the coding sequence ATGAGCGAAAAGATTTTTGAACTAGATCCAGTCTCACGGGTTACCTACAGCGAACTCCTGAAAAATTTCGCGCTGTCAGACAACGGCCGAGACTTCGCAATGGTGGATGAATGCAGCCGAGTGATGATTAATGGCAATACGGCTACGAAGCTGAGGACTGAGGTCGACTTATCGGGAAGCGATATTTGCGTAACTGGAATGCAATACTCTGCCGATCCGCAGCGCGTACTGTTCTCCGCGAACGACAAGACGTTTGTAGCGGATTTTCGCAGGCGAACCATCCGTGAGGTAACGACTGGGGCTGGTGCGGCCGGCACAAGCATTGTTCGGCTAAGCAGTGACACCTATGCCACAATCTCCTCATCTCGCGACGAAATGACGGGAGGAATTGAAATTGCGGTTTGGTCACTCGGCACCCTCAAAGTCTCAGATGCAATCACGTCGGCGCTGCCACGCTATGTTCGCTGTGCGGCGTTTTTTGCAGAACAGAGTGTCGTACTGATGGGATGCACTAAAGGAGCGGTCCTTGCGTGGTGCCTGCGTACGAATAGGATCGAACAGATCGCCGAAGTTGAGGGATCGATCAATACGATTGTCGCCTGCCCTGATTCAGGGAGAGCAATATTAGGACAAATTCATGGATTAGTTTCGCAAGTCCTGGTCGCGGAACGAGAAGTGAAAGACATCGCCAGTTTACGAGGAGTCATTCAAGGCATGTCTCGCTATGATCAAGATCGCTTTCTAGTAGTTACAACCACTGACGCAATTGGCATCGACATGAGTCGCGGTGTGTTTTCATTTTGGAACGCATTTGACTCCCCACGAGTAGAGAGTGTGCAATTCTCTAACGACCTGAAGTACGTCGCGGTGGAGCGGCACCGCGATTTAGAGTCATATCGTGTCTCAGATATGTTTGACTCATTTGTGTTTTAG
- a CDS encoding tetratricopeptide repeat protein, whose translation MADELARFCRQTVAQANRSRFLFRFGALFLLVVVVVASGFGGWRWFNPPLNPSQAMLVAAIQDTREEDFITAAKRLAALRSSNRDTRIAAWLGFCNEHSKHFEGARYYYEQANPDEDPTGELYYHLGRCSLRLDAPARAVTEFSKAIDANPSFGDAYRYRALAKVGVARKQKTPPPNDTYDDVESSLSLLPDDGYVAFDAARNYAAGLSQDPSLRERTAELLQSAMRLGNSKKDLIAALVFRSFDLDALAPAGPVPDERVVAVPMVRPLPASYDLGPLVAELR comes from the coding sequence TTGGCCGACGAACTTGCTCGATTCTGTCGACAAACCGTCGCCCAGGCCAATCGATCTCGATTTTTGTTTCGTTTCGGAGCTTTGTTCTTGCTGGTTGTAGTTGTTGTTGCCAGCGGATTTGGCGGCTGGAGGTGGTTCAATCCGCCGCTCAATCCTTCTCAGGCGATGTTAGTCGCCGCGATTCAAGACACCCGAGAAGAAGACTTCATCACTGCCGCCAAGCGGTTAGCAGCGTTACGCAGCAGCAACCGTGATACGAGAATCGCCGCTTGGCTCGGATTCTGTAACGAACACTCGAAGCACTTTGAAGGTGCTCGATATTACTACGAGCAAGCGAATCCTGACGAAGATCCAACCGGTGAACTCTATTATCACCTTGGACGTTGCAGCCTTAGACTGGACGCCCCGGCGCGAGCGGTGACTGAATTCAGTAAAGCCATTGATGCCAATCCAAGTTTTGGCGACGCATATCGCTATCGGGCTCTCGCCAAGGTGGGTGTAGCCAGGAAGCAAAAAACGCCTCCACCCAACGATACCTACGATGACGTGGAATCGTCGTTGTCACTGTTGCCTGACGACGGCTATGTGGCGTTCGATGCCGCCCGGAACTACGCCGCTGGCTTATCTCAAGATCCCTCGCTACGCGAACGCACGGCTGAACTTTTGCAGTCTGCGATGCGGCTCGGTAACTCGAAAAAGGACTTGATCGCTGCATTGGTTTTTAGGTCATTCGACCTGGATGCACTTGCTCCGGCCGGACCGGTTCCAGACGAACGCGTTGTTGCCGTCCCGATGGTACGTCCATTACCCGCATCTTATGACTTGGGCCCGTTGGTAGCCGAGCTTCGTTGA
- a CDS encoding helix-turn-helix transcriptional regulator, with product MRTSLQTAEGSVQPGSRVKRLLQLLWILQGNQGWHCSRLAEHFQVSRRTIFRDIQILRDSGIPIHSSGSSIGYQLSNNSLFRCPELEAIELFALKVMHTSPELAKVQVLHRAAEVAVAKLMNAVSGRVRSRVELMNERLKDIVESGAGISSDLRKLDSFLESCLGVATNQR from the coding sequence ATGCGAACGTCCTTGCAAACTGCCGAAGGTTCAGTTCAGCCCGGCAGTCGAGTGAAACGGCTTCTGCAATTGCTGTGGATTTTGCAAGGCAATCAAGGGTGGCACTGTTCGCGACTCGCGGAACACTTTCAAGTTTCACGGCGAACCATCTTTCGAGATATTCAGATTCTCAGGGACTCGGGCATCCCAATTCACTCCTCTGGCTCCTCCATCGGATACCAGCTCTCGAACAACTCGTTATTTCGCTGCCCAGAACTAGAGGCGATTGAGCTGTTTGCGCTCAAGGTGATGCACACTTCCCCGGAACTGGCGAAAGTTCAGGTACTCCACCGTGCGGCCGAGGTTGCTGTCGCGAAACTGATGAATGCCGTTTCTGGCCGAGTTCGCAGTCGTGTGGAGCTGATGAACGAACGGCTTAAAGACATCGTGGAGAGCGGAGCGGGGATTTCGAGCGATTTGCGGAAACTCGACTCGTTCTTAGAAAGTTGCCTCGGAGTAGCAACCAATCAACGTTAA
- a CDS encoding leucine-rich repeat domain-containing protein, which translates to MSGNGKPITGIEGSVQNKVMSLGIYFGEKSAAKLTGGTTKSFVPTADYAEALKEVESWKVDRVIDEDAPGRPIKMLRMQGRTLTPKKLEVISRLTSLEEIFFVQTFGAIKPEHVAVLTKLPALTSLDVAHSYWFDDSHLLALRDLTNLVNLNVYGTRVTGGGISQIKGWNKLEHLTLSSRFIDDSAINTISRMPWLQHLVLHDTAVSDEGLRRLESVKAIKTLRVHSRILTDEAFQVLKHLPDLTDVAVNGGHLTDEAFDSTTHLQLKTLSISATLGEKVLRALAKQTDVTEFRMINYGPVEVDLSAMKNWKNLRVVYLQHGELVGEGFRNLSAESMKDLQLHRCVLTAENAEQLVTLTNLENLVIFGSELSDEALAHIGRLKNLKSLNIVQCGVTDAGLEHLKDLPQLKFLGLATNNLTGSGLQHVTGSPLLDNLDLQNNKITDASLDYVAKFTGLKKLNLDVTQISDAGVAKLTGLQKLEAITIARNRLTDGCFDDLAKITSLQDLNVAGASLTDASLPKLKPLTKLIHLGLTNTGFTNAGIPHLDAFTELRTLYADTTRMNDKGTVRARQTHPHLEVWRNAMNPDRF; encoded by the coding sequence ATGTCTGGCAACGGGAAGCCAATTACTGGGATCGAAGGCTCGGTGCAGAATAAGGTGATGAGCCTCGGCATTTATTTCGGCGAAAAAAGCGCCGCGAAGCTCACTGGTGGAACTACGAAGTCATTCGTTCCGACGGCTGATTACGCCGAAGCACTAAAAGAAGTAGAAAGCTGGAAGGTCGATAGGGTCATCGATGAAGACGCTCCGGGCCGGCCAATCAAGATGCTGCGTATGCAGGGAAGAACGCTCACGCCCAAGAAGCTGGAAGTCATCAGCCGGCTCACCTCCCTCGAAGAAATCTTCTTCGTGCAAACCTTTGGTGCGATCAAACCCGAGCATGTCGCAGTCCTAACCAAGCTTCCCGCACTCACATCGCTGGATGTCGCCCACTCGTACTGGTTCGACGATTCGCACCTGCTCGCACTGCGTGATCTGACGAACTTGGTGAATCTCAATGTGTATGGAACTCGCGTGACTGGTGGCGGCATTTCGCAGATTAAAGGTTGGAACAAACTTGAGCACCTGACCCTCAGCTCACGATTTATCGACGACTCGGCAATCAACACGATCAGCCGCATGCCGTGGCTCCAACATCTTGTGTTGCACGACACAGCTGTGAGCGACGAAGGGTTGCGTCGCCTGGAATCTGTTAAAGCGATAAAGACGCTGCGCGTCCATTCACGGATTCTCACGGACGAAGCGTTTCAAGTTCTCAAGCACCTGCCAGACTTGACCGACGTTGCGGTGAACGGTGGACACCTGACCGATGAAGCGTTTGACTCGACAACGCATCTACAACTCAAGACGCTTTCGATTAGCGCGACGCTGGGGGAAAAAGTATTGCGAGCACTTGCGAAGCAAACGGACGTCACCGAGTTTCGGATGATTAATTACGGACCGGTCGAAGTAGATTTGTCAGCGATGAAAAATTGGAAAAACCTACGCGTCGTCTACCTGCAACACGGGGAACTGGTCGGCGAAGGCTTCCGCAATCTATCCGCTGAGAGCATGAAGGACTTACAATTGCACAGATGCGTTTTAACCGCCGAGAACGCAGAACAGCTTGTAACTCTCACGAATCTTGAAAACCTGGTCATCTTCGGAAGTGAATTATCGGACGAGGCCCTCGCGCATATCGGCAGACTTAAGAATCTAAAGTCGCTGAACATCGTACAATGCGGTGTGACCGACGCGGGGCTTGAACATCTGAAAGATTTACCACAGTTAAAATTTCTTGGCTTGGCAACCAATAACCTGACCGGGTCAGGGCTTCAGCATGTGACCGGTTCGCCCCTTCTTGACAATCTGGACCTGCAGAACAACAAGATCACGGATGCCAGCCTGGATTACGTCGCGAAGTTTACTGGCCTTAAGAAACTGAACCTCGACGTTACTCAGATCAGCGACGCGGGGGTTGCTAAGCTAACAGGTCTGCAGAAATTGGAAGCAATTACCATCGCCCGCAACCGCCTCACCGATGGCTGCTTCGATGATCTCGCGAAGATAACGTCGCTGCAGGACTTAAACGTGGCTGGGGCCTCGCTAACCGATGCGAGCTTGCCCAAACTCAAGCCGCTGACGAAGCTGATTCATCTTGGCCTCACCAACACAGGCTTCACGAACGCAGGTATTCCCCACCTCGACGCCTTTACTGAACTGCGAACCTTGTATGCCGACACAACCAGGATGAACGACAAGGGAACAGTCCGCGCTCGACAAACTCATCCCCATCTCGAAGTTTGGCGTAACGCGATGAACCCGGATCGTTTCTAG